The nucleotide window AAAGACGCTGGTATAGAAATAATCCATGGAGATATTGTAAATACTAAAGCGGTAAACAAATCTATGGAAGGTGTTCACACGGTTTACCACATTGCCGCCTTATACCGTTCAGCCAGGCATGCTGACCTTACCTATAGGAAAACTAATATTGAGGGGACCCGTAATGTGGTTAAAGCTTCTCAAGAATTTAATATAAAAAGGTTGGTGCATTGCAGCACTATCGGGGTGCATGGAGATGTTCAGGCTATTCCCGCCGATGAAGATGAACCATTCAATCCCGGGGATATATACCAGACCAGTAAGCTAGAAGGCGAGTTATTGGTCCAGGATGCCATTAAAAAAGGATTTCCCGCTACCGTGTTCAGGCCGGCTGCAGTATATGGGCCTGGTGACATGAGGTTCGTAAAATTATTTGAGAGCATCCACCTGGGCCGGTTTCGGATATTTGGCTCAGGCAACACCTTGTATCATTTAATATATATTGATGATTTGGTAGAGGGAATAATACTTTGTGGAGAAAAAGCCGCAGCTATAGGCCGTACCTATATATTGGCGGGACCCCGATATAGTACCATATCTGAATTGATTGATTTGGTAGCGGAGGCGGTTAATGCCAAACCTCCTTTGACCAGATTACCACTAGCCCCCTTAACTGTTCTGGCCATAATTTGTGAAGGAGTTTCCAAACCCTTTGGCTTAGAGCCACCCTTGTACCGCAGAAGGTTGGATTTTTTTTGTAAAAACCGTGCTTTTAACATAGGGCGGGCACAAAGGGAATTAAGCTTTAACCCGGTCATGGACTTACAGGAAGGTTTAAAAAGAACCGCCCGCTGGTATTTTGATAAGGGTTTTCTTGATGGAAAAATTCATATTCGTTTTAGAAATAGCGGCTACATAGAGTAAGGAAAGCGGCGAATGGCTATAAAACAAAAACTTGAATCGGCTCTTAGGCATAGTCCTCCTTTATTTAAAACTGCTTCCCGGCTATATCATTTCTTGAATTCCGGTTTTAAGTCTCTTAGCCCGGGTGCGCCCAAAGCTATAGATATGACTTTTAAAATTGCTAAGCAGCAACACCAGGGAGGCCCCATTGGTGATTATTATGAGTTTGGATTGTATAAGGGCTATACTTTCTACCGGGCGTTTCGAGCAGCTTTGGAATTAGGCCTGGATGATGTAAGGTTTTTTGGATTTGATTCTTTCCAAGGACTACCCCAGGTAGAAGGAATAGATAAGAGCGAGAGTAGATTTTTCGAAGGCCAGTTCGCCTGCAGCCAAGAGCAGGTGGAGAAAAATTTACGGAAGCATAAAGTTGATTTTCATAGAATAGAGCTAGTCAAGGGTTTTTATGAAGATACTCTGACTGAGGAGCTTAAAAAAAGCTTAAATGCAGGTTTTGCCGGAGTAATTCTGTTTGATTGCGACCTTTATTCTTCAACCAGGACTGCTTTAAGCTGGCTGGAGGGATTAATCATTGATAAAACAGTGCTAGTCTTTGATGACTGGTATTCCTTTGCTGAAAGCAATGAGCTGGGACAGCAGCAGGCTTTAAAAGAATTTTTAAACCGTAATCAACAGTTTGAAGTAGAACCTGTGATGGAGTTTGAGCGTAACGGTAAAATGTTTCTGGTTCATCATAGGGATAAACGATAACACTTTTATTGCCCTACCAAGTATTAATCTTATATGTCTATATTACTGATAATATGGAGTAAAAAATTCTTGATGTATTTAAATTTGACTTTAGGATTGAGAAAATAACTTAATGAAACTCCCTAAAGTTACACTAGCAATAAAACCATAT belongs to Actinomycetota bacterium and includes:
- a CDS encoding macrocin O-methyltransferase produces the protein MAIKQKLESALRHSPPLFKTASRLYHFLNSGFKSLSPGAPKAIDMTFKIAKQQHQGGPIGDYYEFGLYKGYTFYRAFRAALELGLDDVRFFGFDSFQGLPQVEGIDKSESRFFEGQFACSQEQVEKNLRKHKVDFHRIELVKGFYEDTLTEELKKSLNAGFAGVILFDCDLYSSTRTALSWLEGLIIDKTVLVFDDWYSFAESNELGQQQALKEFLNRNQQFEVEPVMEFERNGKMFLVHHRDKR
- a CDS encoding NAD-dependent epimerase/dehydratase family protein; translation: MGDKLEDKLVLVTGATGFVGSHLALTLADRGYRVRALVRNLAKSKHLKDAGIEIIHGDIVNTKAVNKSMEGVHTVYHIAALYRSARHADLTYRKTNIEGTRNVVKASQEFNIKRLVHCSTIGVHGDVQAIPADEDEPFNPGDIYQTSKLEGELLVQDAIKKGFPATVFRPAAVYGPGDMRFVKLFESIHLGRFRIFGSGNTLYHLIYIDDLVEGIILCGEKAAAIGRTYILAGPRYSTISELIDLVAEAVNAKPPLTRLPLAPLTVLAIICEGVSKPFGLEPPLYRRRLDFFCKNRAFNIGRAQRELSFNPVMDLQEGLKRTARWYFDKGFLDGKIHIRFRNSGYIE